The following proteins come from a genomic window of Nitrospira sp.:
- a CDS encoding Branched-chain amino acid aminotransferase gives MLEPVEKIWMDGKFVGWGEANVHVLTHSLHYGLAAFEGLRCYKGKSGSAIFRLQEHVDRLFDSAHIGMMAIPYDKKQITDAIIETVRVNRLDACYIRPLVYIGYGAMGVHPGDNPIRVAIAAWRWGAYLGDDALANGMRACVSSFTRHHVNVSMTRGKISGYYVNSIMAKRQAKADGYDEAILLDPEGYVAEGTGENVFIIRRGVLKTTPLTSVLEGITRNSVIQLAQERKIAVVEERFTRDEMYIADEVFVTGTAAELTPVREIDNRRIGNGTPGPITRALQDAFFSIVRGEDRAHESWLTRI, from the coding sequence ATGCTAGAACCCGTTGAAAAGATTTGGATGGATGGGAAATTTGTTGGGTGGGGGGAGGCTAATGTCCATGTCCTTACCCATTCACTGCACTATGGCCTCGCCGCGTTCGAAGGTCTTCGGTGCTACAAGGGGAAATCAGGATCCGCCATCTTCCGGCTTCAGGAACATGTTGATCGGCTGTTTGATTCAGCTCATATCGGTATGATGGCCATACCGTATGACAAAAAGCAGATCACTGACGCCATTATCGAAACTGTTCGCGTCAATCGTCTCGATGCCTGTTATATTCGTCCGTTGGTCTACATCGGGTACGGTGCGATGGGAGTCCATCCGGGAGACAATCCGATTCGGGTGGCCATCGCTGCTTGGAGATGGGGAGCCTATTTGGGAGATGATGCATTGGCCAATGGAATGCGTGCTTGCGTCTCGTCCTTTACAAGGCATCACGTGAACGTGTCTATGACCAGAGGGAAAATATCCGGCTACTATGTGAACTCCATTATGGCCAAACGGCAGGCGAAGGCCGATGGATATGACGAGGCGATTCTTCTCGATCCCGAAGGTTATGTTGCCGAGGGAACAGGGGAGAATGTATTCATCATTCGCCGGGGCGTTCTCAAGACGACGCCGTTGACATCCGTGCTCGAAGGGATTACGCGAAACTCCGTCATCCAATTGGCTCAAGAACGAAAAATCGCCGTGGTGGAGGAACGATTCACGCGCGATGAAATGTATATTGCCGACGAAGTATTTGTGACGGGAACGGCTGCTGAGTTGACCCCGGTCCGAGAAATCGACAACCGGCGTATCGGAAATGGTACGCCTGGACCGATTACACGCGCCCTTCAAGATGCCTTCTTTTCGATTGTGCGTGGAGAAGATCGCGCGCACGAGTCCTGGCTGACACGCATCTAG
- a CDS encoding Type III restriction-modification system methylation subunit → MAKIEDLIAQIPVERLRKGIASEVKALKKSKKFGLVFEEHLPETVRLPLVPVRAGDLVALKKESGNQLWRVTSIRKEIATCDRAVQGYSEAKDANREFPVADLVMVRNFGDPIYPALVPVDRVERGGPDKPWHVLINADNFHALQLLLYCYEGKVDVIYIDPPYNTGARDWKYNNDYVDKNDAFRHSKWLSMVKKRLTLARRLLRPDGVLIVTIDDHELSHLLCLIEELFQGFKLFTIVIEHNKRGRQGEEFARSHEYALFVVPKGENIIGEEPLASTIGGETRNLRRTGNNSLRAARPGQFYPIYVNERTLEITGFGEPLPKQGKRHGTKVGSSIPIWPLDKQGVERNWHYGSGRAKKEFEAGKVFAARQNYGIQIYYTLKEKQSKRWKTVWSKPPLDASTYGSELLTDILGGPSGFSYPKSVYAVCEALMPIMISRKTALVLDFFAGSGTTFHATALLNAEDEGERRCILVTNNEVNEKLSGELNAKGLFSGDEDYERHGIADSVTWPRCKYIVAGKRDSGTNLPGTYLNGRELKDGFEESIEYFHLDFLDPAEVARGDAFQAILPILWMMAGCQGAQEDSKGSQPWFIPSTHRLLC, encoded by the coding sequence ATGGCCAAGATAGAAGACTTGATAGCCCAAATCCCAGTTGAACGCCTGCGTAAAGGCATTGCCTCTGAAGTGAAGGCGTTAAAGAAGTCGAAGAAGTTTGGGCTGGTATTTGAGGAGCATTTGCCGGAGACGGTCCGCCTGCCTCTAGTGCCGGTGAGGGCCGGCGACCTTGTAGCGCTGAAGAAAGAGTCAGGGAATCAGCTGTGGCGGGTAACAAGTATTAGGAAAGAGATCGCTACATGCGATCGTGCGGTGCAGGGCTATTCTGAGGCTAAAGATGCGAACCGAGAGTTTCCAGTTGCGGACCTGGTCATGGTTCGTAATTTTGGAGACCCCATCTATCCAGCTCTTGTGCCGGTGGATCGCGTCGAACGAGGCGGACCCGACAAACCTTGGCATGTATTGATCAATGCCGATAACTTCCACGCCCTCCAACTCTTGCTCTATTGCTATGAGGGCAAGGTGGATGTGATCTACATCGATCCGCCGTACAACACCGGTGCCCGCGACTGGAAATACAACAACGATTATGTGGACAAAAACGACGCCTTTCGCCATTCAAAGTGGCTTTCTATGGTCAAGAAACGGCTTACGCTAGCAAGAAGATTGTTGAGACCAGATGGGGTTTTAATTGTCACAATAGATGACCACGAACTTAGCCACCTGTTGTGTTTGATTGAGGAATTATTTCAGGGGTTCAAGCTTTTTACGATAGTGATTGAACATAATAAACGTGGCAGACAAGGAGAGGAATTTGCTCGTAGTCATGAGTATGCCTTATTCGTAGTTCCGAAAGGCGAAAACATTATCGGCGAAGAACCGCTTGCATCGACCATTGGTGGAGAAACCAGAAACCTACGACGGACTGGGAACAATTCCTTGCGGGCTGCAAGGCCTGGTCAGTTCTATCCAATCTACGTCAATGAACGGACGCTTGAGATAACGGGATTTGGTGAACCATTACCTAAGCAGGGGAAACGTCATGGGACGAAAGTGGGTTCTTCGATTCCCATCTGGCCGCTTGATAAGCAAGGAGTTGAACGCAATTGGCACTACGGGTCTGGCCGTGCGAAGAAGGAATTTGAAGCTGGAAAAGTTTTCGCAGCACGGCAGAATTATGGAATTCAGATTTACTATACACTCAAGGAAAAACAGTCGAAGCGATGGAAGACGGTCTGGAGCAAGCCTCCTCTCGACGCAAGTACCTACGGAAGTGAGCTATTGACCGATATACTTGGAGGTCCATCAGGATTTTCATACCCGAAGTCTGTGTATGCTGTTTGTGAGGCACTCATGCCCATAATGATAAGCCGTAAAACAGCATTAGTTTTAGACTTCTTTGCCGGATCTGGAACAACATTTCATGCCACTGCTTTGTTAAATGCAGAGGATGAAGGGGAGAGGAGATGTATTCTCGTAACTAATAATGAAGTTAATGAAAAGCTCAGTGGAGAACTGAACGCGAAAGGGCTTTTCTCTGGTGACGAGGATTATGAAAGGCATGGCATTGCAGATAGCGTCACGTGGCCTCGGTGTAAATATATCGTTGCGGGAAAGCGTGACAGCGGAACGAATTTGCCAGGCACCTATTTAAACGGTCGTGAGTTAAAAGATGGTTTCGAGGAAAGTATAGAGTACTTCCATCTCGACTTTCTGGACCCTGCAGAAGTCGCCCGCGGCGATGCTTTCCAGGCCATCTTGCCAATCTTATGGATGATGGCAGGATGTCAAGGGGCACAGGAAGATTCCAAAGGTTCGCAACCTTGGTTTATCCCAAGCACTCACCGTTTGCTGTGCTAA